A stretch of Triticum aestivum cultivar Chinese Spring chromosome 1D, IWGSC CS RefSeq v2.1, whole genome shotgun sequence DNA encodes these proteins:
- the LOC123159934 gene encoding probable beta-1,3-galactosyltransferase 14, with translation MVRPVLPVFPSVVQSQQYFWSCMSGSTAPACTSTSDRYYRCLDVVLPLLLERKYCSKPPGSYRTAHQIRTHRRPRRSSLRRLLSSPAVSAACLLFGLAGFLAAAVSLSRAPAEAPRGRCPDSSHPLSVSVAWDWRPGDAAGGATDLPAGLATGSRGRHKVMAFVGIFTGFGSVGRRRVLRRTWLPSDRQGLLRLEEATGLAFRFVIGKSNDKSKMAALEREVEEYDDFVLLDLEEEYSRLPYKTLAFFKAAYALFDSDFYVKADDDIYLRPDRLSLLLAKERTHTQTYIGCMKKGPVFTDPKLNWYEPQSFLLGSEYFLHAYGPIYALSADVVASLVALRNNR, from the exons ATGGTCAGACCGGTTCTACCGGTCTTCCCCTCTGTTGTTCAGTCTCAGCAGTACTTCTGGTCCTGCatgagcggttctaccgctcctgCCTGTACCAGTACCTCTGACCGGTACTACCGGTGTTTggacgtggtactaccgctgcttCTGGAGCGGAAGTACTGCTCTAAACCGCCTGGTAGTTACAggaccg CCCACCAGAtccgcacccaccgccgcccccgccgctcctcgctccgccgcctcctctcctcgccggccgtctccgcggcctgcctcctcttcggcCTCGCCGGGTTCCTCGCCGCCGCGGTCTCCCTCTCCCGGGcgcccgccgaggccccgcggggcCGCTGCCCGGACTCCTCGCACCCGCTCTCCGTCTCCGTCGCCTGGGACTGGCGCCCCGGGGATGCCGCGGGTGGCGCCACCGACCTCCCGGCGGGCCTCGCCACCGGATCGCGCGGCAGGCACAAGGTCATGGCCTTCGTCGGGATCTTCACCGGGTTCGGCTCCGTTGGCCGCCGCCGCGTGCTCAGGCGGACGTGGCTCCCCTCCGATCGGCAGGGTCTCCTTCG GTTGGAGGAAGCTACTGGTCTGGCATTCAGATTTGTGATCGGCAAAAGCAATGACAAGTCTAAGATGGCAGCTCTTGAAAGAGAGGTTGAAGAATATGATGATTTTGTGCTTTTAGATCTTGAGGAGGAGTATAGCAGGCTTCCATACAAAAC GTTAGCATTCTTTAAGGCTGCCTATGCGTTGTTCGATTCTGATTTCTATGTTAAAGCTGATGATGACATTTACTTGAGACCAG ATAGACTCTCCTTGCTCTTGGCCAAGGAACGTACACATACACAAACATACATTGGATGCATGAAGAAGGGGCCTGTTTTTACTGATCCCAAATTGAATTG GTATGAGCCACAGTCCTTCCTACTTGGATCAGAATACTTCCTTCATGCATATGGGCCTATTTATGCTTTATCAGCTGATGTGGTGGCAAGCTTAGTTGCTCTGAGAAACAACAGGTAA